AAAATCCTATTAGCACCATTATACTACATTTTCTAGCAGGCTTTTAAATAAAAAAACAAGGGACGAATGTCCCTTCCTTGTTTTTATCTCTAGCGAACCACCACAGCATACTTGCGGGCATTGTAAATCGTTTCAAAAGTCGTTCGACTCAACCAAATAAGTCCCACTAATTGGGTCTGACACATGAACTTGATTACTTGCCTTGTTAAAACCGTCCAAAGTCACCGCGTGATTATTATTGACCGCAACGCCAAACGGCCAAGCCCCCCAGCGCACCGGTTGAAAATTGATAGTCACCCAAGTCACCACAGGATTTCCAGCACGCACCTCATTGATTAAAGTATCAACACTTGCCCCAGAAATATTAGCCACCTTGGTCTCGTACTGCTTGCCCCAAGTCGTTAATGGTGCTGGATAAATTGCAGAATACACGCTTGGTGCCTCCACAAAAGGACTTCCCACGAATCCATAATTGGGATTTCCATTTGCCGCCTTAGGAATTGTATTCAAAAACTGCCCCAAAGACCAAGACGTTACTTTTCCTTTATACTGCAAAGCCTGCAAAAGTGAAGCTCCCTCACAACCACTCGGCGCTCCTAACGCATACTGATTGTAATTTCGCACACCCAACAAACGATAGTTTGTATAACTTACACTCGCCTGCCCTTCGGTTAGCGCATACCATGCAATTCCTTCATATTTCCAGCCAACTTTGACAAGCTGGGATTTCTCATATCCAGAAGCGGTATTAAGATGAGCGCCCACGCCTGCAGCAGGATTGAACAATCGATAAACCGGAACATTCCCACCTGAATGGAAAGCGATGCCCTCTGATTTCCACCCTATTTTTACAAGCTGAGAGGATTCATAACTTGAAGAGGTAAAGAGATGCTCCCCTGATTTTGGATTATAAACCCGGTAGATGTTAGTTCCTGTAGTCGGCACATCAAAAGTTACTGTATCTTGAGTCCAATCACTTGCAATTTTAGGCAAAGTCGTCCACTCATTATATGACGTATAAAGATGTTCCCCAGAACGCCTATTGTAATTACGATAAATCGTAGTACTTGGCGTCACTTTTGAAGCAGGTGCCATAAACAAGCGTGCAGATTTCGCATCATCCGCGGGTGCCTCTTCCCCTAAGCTCTGCTTAGGAGCTTGAGTTTGCTCGGCTTCTTCTTGTCCCTCCTTGACTGGAGGTAACAAAGTGACCGTTTGTCCATTGATCGTCACTTGATCGCCCGCCTGCTCAGCGTACACCTGCTTTGAAGCACCCAAAGCCAGCAGCAAGGCCATACCAATTATCATTACATTTGTCTTCCTCAAATTTTCTCCTCCATTTTTTTATCTTGGAAAAACAGACCAAGCAGGTCGACCCGCATTCCAGTCATCCGAAAGCTGTGAAGGATGAGTCCACAAACGATCCACACTATTTGCCCCACCAATCCGATGAAGCGGATCATGCACCGTCGTATAACCATTAATATATCCTGATAAGACCACAAAGTGCGACGCATTCGGAACCGTATAGAGCCACTCCATCCCATAAATCACTGGTTTACCTGATATCAGCTCACTGATCAACTGACTTTCGCTCGTGATATGGTTAGCTTGCATTCCGTAATAATTAAGAGTACTTAAAATCGTTTGACCATCAATCCCATCCCCATAAACATTTGGGTTATTATAGTTTCCAATCGCATGAGCCGTTTGAGCCACCTGCACTGGGTTATAATTTCGACCAAAACCATTCAAAATCATTGCAATTGAAGTTGGCCCACAACCCTCAGGCCCTAAAGTTGAATCCCCAATCCTGACATTTCTCCATCTGGCATCATCTTGATACAAAAAATTAGAATGCCACACTGTTTTTTGTGGAACCGCAGTAGCCCCCTGATCCAGAGCATACCAAGCAACCCCTTCGTATCTCCAGCCGACTTTGATAAGTTGAGATTTTTCATATGAATTCGCTGTATTGAGATGAGCGCCAATTCCCGCAGCCGGATTATATAGACGATAAACCGGAATTTGTCCACCAGAATGAAAAGCAATCCCTTCTGATCTCCAACCAATTTTCATAAGCTGGGACGCCTCATAAGCCGAGCCAGTAAACAAATGCTCTCCTGAATTTGGATTATAGACACGATAAATATTAGCGCCCGTAGCAGGTTCATCAAAAGTAACACTATCCTGTGTCCAATCACTTGTAGTATTTGCTAACGTTACCCATTCATAGTGCGAAGTATATAAATGCTCTCCTGAAACAGTGTTGTAATTACGATAAATCGTATCTGCCAAAGCGCCCGAGACACCCAAATTTCCTACAATTCCTGAAGCAACTAATGCGCCTGCTACAACTAAAACCTGTCTTTTATTCATTTACGCCCCCTCAATTTAAGCGCTTACTTTAAAAATCAAATAATATCCGCCATAATACTATGATTATATCACAATTCCCAACAAATAAATGACCAATCTATCTCAGATATTTCCAATTTTTGATTAAATTCTTTACCTCACCTTCAAAATACTCAAACATTTGAAATTTGCATCAATTTGTATTATACTGAACACGGATAATAAAATAATGGAAAGAAGTATATTATGAAACTTATCGTCACACTTTTTTGGGCACTCGTCCTCGGTCAAGTCGTTGGTTACATTGCCACTGCACTCTCAGGCGTTCCAGACCCAGAACTTTGGACAACACTCATTTCACTCCTCTTTGGACTTTTTGTTTATCTTTTTCAAGCCGTTGCTGTGGAAAAAGATGCTAAAGCAAACTAAAACCGCCCAAATCTTCTCACCGTTTTAGATTCAAATGAGCAAAAGAAAATAAAAATAAAAAGTTTCTAACAAGTTGTTAGAAACTTTTATTTCATCTAGGGCTTGCAAATTTTTCAAAATAACTTATAATTTAGTAGGGACAAAGATCCCAGATGGCCACCAATGTCATCAAACATCAAAAGAAAGGAGAGCGCTCAAGCTTTGAAAGGTCGACCCAAACCCGCAACCATAATCACTTATTTTGTTAAATTGACCAAGTTTGGCGCTCTTTTTTCTGCGTCTTGAACTTGATTCATTTCACAAGATAAGACTTTATATTTCAACTGAAGCTTGAACCATGCTATAAAATGGCTCCAACTCCAATTACTAAAAATAAAGTCGTCTGTCTTGTAAACGGACGTATTCACCGTGTATCTGGTGGTGACTTCCTCGAAAATCTCGACCCAAGTCTTCAAACCGTAATCATGCGTGACTATCCTGAAGCAACAGCTCACGACTTTATTTGTAATGAACATCAGGTCAAATTCCGACTTGAGGTTTTAGACACCCTTTTTCATCTCGATTTACAAAAGAATTTCACGGTCAACGATCAACTCAATGAAGAATTGATGAAGGCCAACTTTGAAATTCACGACGTTGAAGAACAACTCCAAACTCAAGAAACTTTTGGTGAGCGTATCGCCGATCGAGTCACCGAATTTGTAGGTTCATGGGCTTTTATTCTGACTTATCTCGGAATCCTAGTCGTTTGGATTTTTGTCAATGTCGTTGGACTTTTTGGCGTTCAATGGGATAAATATCCCTTTATTTTGCTCAATCTTTTTCTCTCAATCACTGCTGCTATGCAAGCTCCATTGATCATGATGAGTCAAAATCGAGCAGCCCACCATGACCGCCTCTCTGCAAAAAATGACTTCCAAGTCAATGTCAAATCAGAAAAAGGTGTCGCCGCCCTCCATGAAAAACTTGACCATCTCATGATGGACGACCAAGCATCTAATATGCAAATTCAGAAAATCCAAACTGAAATGCTCGGAGATATCCAAATCCTCCTCAACGAAGTCTACCAACAAAATCAAGACATTCGTGAACGCTTAGATGATGTCGAAGAACAATTGGACGATTTCGAAGAAACCTTTGACAGTTTTGAAGAGACTTTGGACAGCATCGAAGAAAACACCGATGATGATGATGACGATAATAACACTGAAGAACTTCTTACTACTGATTCTAAATCAAAATGAAAAAACTGCTCAATTGAGCAGTTTTTTTATGAAAACAATTTAATTTTTTGTTGAATCTCAGCAACCGAAGCAGCCAATTTTGCCTCTTCTTCGGCCGTTAAATCTAACTGAATCTCCCCCTCTACCCCTTCTTTACCAATCAAAGCTGGGGTAGAAATATAAGAATCAAAATTTTCATCATAATGCGAGCAAATAGCGACGTTCTTCGCATCAGAAAAAACTAAATTCATCAAAGCCACAGTCGCTGCTGCAATTGCTACATTTGTATAATGCTTCGTATTAAAGACGGCAAAGCCTCCTTGACGAGCTTTTTCTTCTAAGTCATCTAAGTCTAGCTGCTTTTCACTTGCTATTTTTGCGAAAGCTTGACCAGCAATGCGCACAGTTGACCATGCTGTAAATTGAGAATTACCATGTTCACCCAAAACGTAGCCTTCAACACTTCTTGAATCAATATTCAAAGCTCTTCCTACCTGCGCTTTCATTCGAGCCGTGTCTAAATAAGTTCCTGTTCCCAAAATTCGCGATTTAGGAAGTTTCAACAGCTTAGAATAAACATTGACAATAACATCATTAGGATTAGTTGTTGCAATCAAAATCCCACTAAAATTAATGGCATTCAGTGCTTCAGCAACAGCTCTTATTTCTGGGAGATTTGCTTTTAGCTCAGTAAAACGATCTCCTCCAGGCTTAATCAAATCAATATGTCCCAGAGTGGATAAAACAATATCAGCATCAGCCAAGTCCTTATATTCTCCAGCATATACCTTGACATGATAAGGAAGAAGTGGCAAAGCATCTAAGAGATCCAAGGCCTCAGCCTGAGCAACCCTTTCATCTTTATCAATCAAAACCAATTCATCAGCAAATCCTCCCTGAACAATATCTAAAGCAACCGTAGCTCCAACGTGTCCACAACCAATCAATCCTACCTTACGCATTTTTATCCCTCCAAGACTCATCTTGAAAACGAGTTTTTTATTGCTACAAGTGTCTTTTTTATTACTTTTAATACAAGACTAAACTCATTATAGTACAAAACACTCAAGGATACAATCATTTTTGATATCAAAAATACCTTACTAAGCAGTAAGGTATTTTAAGCATTGATTATTATTTGCTATTTTCCACAGATACACGGATAAACTCTGTGTAAAGTTCTTCTGGACGATTTGGACGTGATTGAAGTTCTGGGTGATATTGACAAGCCACAAAGAATTTCTTGTCTGAAAGCTCCACTATTTCAACCAAACGGTTATCTGGTGATACACCTGAGAAAACAAAACCAGCAGCTTCAAACTGTTCACGGTATTTGTTGTTAAATTCATAACGATGACGGTGGCGACGTTGCACTACTTCAGCCCCGTTGTAAGCTGCTTTAGCACGAGAGCCGTTTTTCAATTTAGCTGGGTAAAGTCCTAGACGCAAGGTACCACCCATGTCTTCAACATCCACTTGATCACGCATGATGTCAATGACTGGATATTTAGTTTCTGGATCCAATTCAAAAGAATGTGCTCCTTCAAAGCCAAGGACGTTACGAGCAAATTCAACTGCTGTCAATTGCATCCCTAAACAGATACCAAGCATCGGCACATCATTTTCACGCGCATATTTGATTGCAGCAATTTTTCCTTCTGTCCCACGATGTCCGAAACCACCAGGAACAATGATACCAGCAGCATCACCGACAAGCTCAGCAACATTTTCATCCGTTACGTCATTAGCGTTGACCCAGTTAATATCTACTTCAGCATCTGAAGCATAGCCTGCGTGCTTAAGTGCTTCTGTAACTGAAATATAAGCATCTGGCAATTCCACGTACTTACCAACCAAAGCAATTTTAACTTTTTTCTTGAGGTTCATGACATGGTCAACCATTGCTGACCATTCAGTCATATCAGCTTTTGGTGCATCAAGTTTCAAGTGATCACAAACGATTTGGTCCATGTCTTGGGCTTGCAAATTCAATGGAATTTGGTAGAGGTGTTCCACGTCAAGTGATTGAATGACTGCTTCTGGTGCAACGTCACAGAACATGGCAATCTTATTGCGCATTTCTGCTGTGATTGGAACTTCACTACGTAATACGAGCATATTCGCTTGAATACCATATTCACGAAGTGTCTTAGTCGCATTTTGTGCAATCTTAGTTTTCAATTCTCCAGCTGCACGCAAATGAAGGATTGGAACAGTGTGGATATACATCACATTGTCAGCACCTACTTCAGCTTTCATTTGACGCAGAGCTTCAATGAATGGCAAGCTTTCCATATCACCAACTGTACCACCAACTTCAGTGATAATGATGTCAGCATCAGTCGTTGTTGCAGCACGTTTGATTTTTTCTTTAAGCATATTAGTGACGTGTGGCACCATTTGGACGGTTGCTCCTAGATATTCACCTTTACGCTCTTTGCGAAGAATTTCGCTATAAACTTTACCTGAGGTAACGTTTGAGTATTTATTTAAGTTGATGTCAATAAAACGTTCATAATGACCAAGGTCAAGGTCAGTTTCAGCTCCATCATCAGTGACAAAAACTTCACCGTGTTGATAAGGACTCATTGTTCCTGGGTCAATGTTAAGGTATGGGTCAAACTTTTGAACTGTGACTTTGAGTCCACGATTTTTGAGCAAACGTCCAAGAGATGCTGCTACAATCCCTTTACCCATTGACGAAGTACCACCACCAGTGACGAAAATATACTTAGTTGACATCTAAATCTCCTCTAATCTTTATACAAAACAGAAATTACTGGGAAAACAAAAATAGCTCCCCATTTGGGGAGCTTTACCGTTACTGATTTTTTCTAGGAAAAAACCAGTGCCCGAAAATAATTATATCTGATTTTTTGCTTTTTGTCAAAGGGCTTTTTTATTTACGTCAAACTATTCATTTAGCCTTTCGGGTTAAAGCCTCTAAAAATTAGCTCGCTGTCACTCCATATAATAAAAAAGCTGGAAGTTCGCCAAGCTTTCTTATCTTCTTTACTTAAGGAAAACGAATTTCTCCGTGATTGACAAGATAACCTCGCTTGCCTCTAGCATCCTCCTGATTCCAAGTCATAAAAGTTTCGACTTCCATTTTGTTGAAATCCAGAATCTGCGATACAACTACGCCTGCTTCTTCAACCCAATTCACAAAGAAAATATCATCTGCCAATTCTTTGTAGAAGTAAGTTTCTGTCTCCGTCATCGGACCACCATCGGTTCGTTCTTTGAGTGAGGTAAATTTGAGCTCACGATCACTCAGGTAGTCTATTCTAAAGAGATAGCCATTTTCATAGTCTACGACAATTGATTTATCCTTGTACTTGAACATCTGAAACCTCTACTTTCTAGATAACTTGATATGCTTTAATTCTAATTCCATTTTAGCATAATCAAAATCACAAGCTTCAGTTTTTGAATGACTTCTGCTCATTAAAAGGTTGCCTTCAGTTTTTTAGATGGTAAGATTGCCAAAAGTCATCTTGCAAACTTTTTTCAAACTTAAGTCCGAGTTTTTCCAAGGTTTTTTGCAAAGCATACAAAGTATAAGCAACTTTATTGGCTCTTGCATTTTCCCCCATATGACCAATACGCAAAACTTTGCCCGCTAAGCTATCGAATGAGCCTGTAATCATCACTTGGTACTCTTCGCGCATCTTTTTCAAGATAACTTGGTCACTCAAGCCTTCTGGTACTTTAATTACACTGACAGTATTCGAATAACCATCTTGCAGATAAAGTTCCAAAGGAGAATTCTCAATTGCTTTTCTTGTCGCTTTACCAATCCTTTCATGACGTTGCAAAATTTCTTGATCAGCAAGTACACAATCTACCGCTTTGTCTAAACCGTAAATATCAGAGATTGGCATGGTATAAGGAAACCACTTTTTTTCGTAATAATCTTTAAAAGTAAGGAGATTACAATAAAAACTAGCTATGGGGCGTTGACGTTCCTCCATGATTTGGTAAGCAGCAGGTGAGATAGCTGCAATTGTCAATCCTGGCGGAGCGGAAAGTACTTTTTGAGAAGCACCAAGAGCGATATCAATTTGCCACTCATCGACTTGTAAATCTTCACCGCCCATTGCGGCAACTGAATCAACAACGGTAAGAATCCCATATTTTTTCAGAAGAGGACAAATTTTAGATAAATCATTTAAAACACCAGAAGGTGTATCACAATGAACGACCGTTGCATACTTAAAATCATGATCTTTTTTCAAAAAGTTTTCCAAGAGCTCTAAATGAAAAGCTTCTTTTTCTGGACTTTGAAGTAATACAGCCTCTCCACCATAAAGCTCCACAAAATCGGCAAATCCATGACCAAAAATCCCATTATCTAAAACAAGTACTCGGTCATCTGGCTCGGTCAAGGAAGCACAAGCTGCTTCTAAACCTAAAATTCCTTCTCCCGCTAAAACTCTAACATCGTTTTTAGTTTTGAGAAATTGAGCAAGTTTAACACAAAGGTTTTTGTAAAAATCATAAAACTCTAAATCAATATCTGGATTTGTGGTCGCTTTTGCTCTTGCCAAACGCACGTCTTCGGCAACTGTGGTTGGACCTGGTGTCATGATGAGCATCTCTTTCATTTATTTGTACCTCGCACGTTCTCCACCGATAAGTTTAGGACGTGATTTAAGAGCAGTGACGTGCGCACCTCCAAGCTCCTTTAAAACTGGACGAACAGGAATTTGGACGTGTTTTACGTGCATTCCAATACTCGTGTCTCCAATATCCAATCCTGCTTGAGCAACGATGTGTTCGACTTCAACAGGAGATTTAAAAAGTTGATAGGCTGCGACTTGACCACTTCCACCAGCATGAAGTTGGGGAATGACTGAGACGATTTCCCAGTCTTTTTGCTCAGCCAATTCTTCTTCAATGAGTAACGCACGGTTAAGATGCTCACAGGCTTGAACAGCTAAATAAATCCCTTTGTCTGACAGTGTCTTGTGTATCACAGAAACAATGGCTTGACCGATTTCAGCGGAACTGGCGTGACCAATCAAGCCTCCGTTTACTTCTGATGACGAAAGTCCGAGGACAAAAACTTGTCCTGCTTTAATTTCTGCTTGCTCCAAGACATCATTAATAATTGTTTGTGTGTCTTTTTTAAGCTTTTCTAAATCCATTTAAAACACCTGTCCTTTCAATAAGTGGGCTTAAGATTTTAGCTAAAATAAATCCAACAAGTACTTGGATAATATTTACCCATAGTCCTGCAATGGCTGAACCCCAACCATACATGAGTCCACCAACAATAAAGTAGCCGCCAACCATAACAAGAAGGCTGAGCGAGAAGTTAAGCCATTTATATCTTGTCAGACCAGCGAGGTAGCCTTGCCCACCATGAATAATCAAACTGAAAAACATATAATTACTATAACCCGCTGTCAAATCAAGAAGAAACGCAGCAAATCCGCCAATCACTGCTGCTTCTTTCTTTCCAAAGAGAAAAACGGCAGTATAAATTCCTACATCTAGGAGAGTCAAAATATTACCGGCAGAACCTGGTATTGGAAAAGTAAAGAGCCGTCCCAATACAAAGGTGATTGCAGTCCAAATTGCAAGTAAGGTGAGTTTTTTGATATTTTTGTTGTCCATGAGTTTCATCTCCTGATTTTCCTAGAAGTTTGGTTTACTTTTGGAAATTTATTTTTTTATTTTGAAAAACACCATATTCATTGGCATTTTGAATGGCTTGATAAACGAAAGCTTTGGCTTCTTTTACAGCTTCTTCTACCTTTTTTTCTTTGGCGAGCTGGCTGGCAATACTTGCAGCAAAGGTGCACCCTGCTCCGTTATTGTTGTTTTTAAGCAAGGGGTTGGTTAACTCAAAAAAGTTTTTTCCGTCGTAGACCAAATCAATGGCTTGGCTTTGATCAAATCGATTTCCGCCTTTTATGACAACATTTTTGGCACCAAAATCATA
The DNA window shown above is from Lactococcus sp. S-13 and carries:
- a CDS encoding C39 family peptidase translates to MNKRQVLVVAGALVASGIVGNLGVSGALADTIYRNYNTVSGEHLYTSHYEWVTLANTTSDWTQDSVTFDEPATGANIYRVYNPNSGEHLFTGSAYEASQLMKIGWRSEGIAFHSGGQIPVYRLYNPAAGIGAHLNTANSYEKSQLIKVGWRYEGVAWYALDQGATAVPQKTVWHSNFLYQDDARWRNVRIGDSTLGPEGCGPTSIAMILNGFGRNYNPVQVAQTAHAIGNYNNPNVYGDGIDGQTILSTLNYYGMQANHITSESQLISELISGKPVIYGMEWLYTVPNASHFVVLSGYINGYTTVHDPLHRIGGANSVDRLWTHPSQLSDDWNAGRPAWSVFPR
- a CDS encoding YjzD family protein, which codes for MKLIVTLFWALVLGQVVGYIATALSGVPDPELWTTLISLLFGLFVYLFQAVAVEKDAKAN
- a CDS encoding DUF1003 domain-containing protein, with product MAPTPITKNKVVCLVNGRIHRVSGGDFLENLDPSLQTVIMRDYPEATAHDFICNEHQVKFRLEVLDTLFHLDLQKNFTVNDQLNEELMKANFEIHDVEEQLQTQETFGERIADRVTEFVGSWAFILTYLGILVVWIFVNVVGLFGVQWDKYPFILLNLFLSITAAMQAPLIMMSQNRAAHHDRLSAKNDFQVNVKSEKGVAALHEKLDHLMMDDQASNMQIQKIQTEMLGDIQILLNEVYQQNQDIRERLDDVEEQLDDFEETFDSFEETLDSIEENTDDDDDDNNTEELLTTDSKSK
- a CDS encoding lactate/malate family dehydrogenase, coding for MRKVGLIGCGHVGATVALDIVQGGFADELVLIDKDERVAQAEALDLLDALPLLPYHVKVYAGEYKDLADADIVLSTLGHIDLIKPGGDRFTELKANLPEIRAVAEALNAINFSGILIATTNPNDVIVNVYSKLLKLPKSRILGTGTYLDTARMKAQVGRALNIDSRSVEGYVLGEHGNSQFTAWSTVRIAGQAFAKIASEKQLDLDDLEEKARQGGFAVFNTKHYTNVAIAAATVALMNLVFSDAKNVAICSHYDENFDSYISTPALIGKEGVEGEIQLDLTAEEEAKLAASVAEIQQKIKLFS
- a CDS encoding CTP synthase, which encodes MSTKYIFVTGGGTSSMGKGIVAASLGRLLKNRGLKVTVQKFDPYLNIDPGTMSPYQHGEVFVTDDGAETDLDLGHYERFIDINLNKYSNVTSGKVYSEILRKERKGEYLGATVQMVPHVTNMLKEKIKRAATTTDADIIITEVGGTVGDMESLPFIEALRQMKAEVGADNVMYIHTVPILHLRAAGELKTKIAQNATKTLREYGIQANMLVLRSEVPITAEMRNKIAMFCDVAPEAVIQSLDVEHLYQIPLNLQAQDMDQIVCDHLKLDAPKADMTEWSAMVDHVMNLKKKVKIALVGKYVELPDAYISVTEALKHAGYASDAEVDINWVNANDVTDENVAELVGDAAGIIVPGGFGHRGTEGKIAAIKYARENDVPMLGICLGMQLTAVEFARNVLGFEGAHSFELDPETKYPVIDIMRDQVDVEDMGGTLRLGLYPAKLKNGSRAKAAYNGAEVVQRRHRHRYEFNNKYREQFEAAGFVFSGVSPDNRLVEIVELSDKKFFVACQYHPELQSRPNRPEELYTEFIRVSVENSK
- a CDS encoding MoaF-related domain-containing protein; amino-acid sequence: MFKYKDKSIVVDYENGYLFRIDYLSDRELKFTSLKERTDGGPMTETETYFYKELADDIFFVNWVEEAGVVVSQILDFNKMEVETFMTWNQEDARGKRGYLVNHGEIRFP
- a CDS encoding pyridoxal-phosphate-dependent aminotransferase family protein — encoded protein: MKEMLIMTPGPTTVAEDVRLARAKATTNPDIDLEFYDFYKNLCVKLAQFLKTKNDVRVLAGEGILGLEAACASLTEPDDRVLVLDNGIFGHGFADFVELYGGEAVLLQSPEKEAFHLELLENFLKKDHDFKYATVVHCDTPSGVLNDLSKICPLLKKYGILTVVDSVAAMGGEDLQVDEWQIDIALGASQKVLSAPPGLTIAAISPAAYQIMEERQRPIASFYCNLLTFKDYYEKKWFPYTMPISDIYGLDKAVDCVLADQEILQRHERIGKATRKAIENSPLELYLQDGYSNTVSVIKVPEGLSDQVILKKMREEYQVMITGSFDSLAGKVLRIGHMGENARANKVAYTLYALQKTLEKLGLKFEKSLQDDFWQSYHLKN
- a CDS encoding TIGR01440 family protein; its protein translation is MDLEKLKKDTQTIINDVLEQAEIKAGQVFVLGLSSSEVNGGLIGHASSAEIGQAIVSVIHKTLSDKGIYLAVQACEHLNRALLIEEELAEQKDWEIVSVIPQLHAGGSGQVAAYQLFKSPVEVEHIVAQAGLDIGDTSIGMHVKHVQIPVRPVLKELGGAHVTALKSRPKLIGGERARYK
- a CDS encoding ECF transporter S component, which codes for MKLMDNKNIKKLTLLAIWTAITFVLGRLFTFPIPGSAGNILTLLDVGIYTAVFLFGKKEAAVIGGFAAFLLDLTAGYSNYMFFSLIIHGGQGYLAGLTRYKWLNFSLSLLVMVGGYFIVGGLMYGWGSAIAGLWVNIIQVLVGFILAKILSPLIERTGVLNGFRKA